One Lactobacillus crispatus DNA segment encodes these proteins:
- a CDS encoding TerB N-terminal domain-containing protein: MDSNQLFKYVYAKYGLKFKPAVPGSTSVYVLMSPVDSGYFAMLSRGQGQSILDLKCGAMAALIRDLPGFTDPMKIKAADWVGAILEKVSEDSLKKALDFAFKLAMNGDEVNIAQNQYFYIAPDKVDDRYQAQAIKPSENLCKKHNNSLVPDRIRKMLEIYDYSILPSRGRAKNFYQQARMMADYDDDYPEFFAFKRFYPTYHDMNTGQLRSYFTWRSKIRQHVFEKTSTSYAFVYIYELLNNIGVDDAQDGYEKLLEFEGKYVRQFDISIDVYLQDWLKDYVLYYDLDEKIIKQRFASEIKRDHDYEVLHHPEKFTAQELAAVFAKKTTYWNSSKVINKNEKLFVQLLRYVWLELLDAKKYGIAYYSAFVGKPDIIEKPIFAGSVFYLRKQQVADHQIDAVRKYHFYQGKWQIHCDQQISRQRVNLNNFLHELDRVARTEFKLGRSIKPRFIDQAVLKAINAGVAEYRIQEKKAQIDQIKIDFSDLDQIRANASKTRDSLLTDEEKQLEQAEAQEEVEKQADETVKVDNEYGLDENEMFFLTALLMQQPWQTYLKQHHLMASILMDNINEKLFDEFGDVVLENNEQDQPQVITDYVDDLKDMFLKG, from the coding sequence ATGGATTCAAATCAACTCTTCAAATATGTCTATGCCAAATATGGTTTGAAATTTAAGCCTGCTGTACCAGGTTCCACTAGCGTTTACGTTTTAATGTCACCAGTTGATAGTGGTTATTTTGCGATGTTATCACGTGGGCAAGGTCAGAGTATATTGGACCTGAAATGTGGTGCAATGGCTGCACTAATAAGAGATTTGCCTGGCTTCACTGATCCAATGAAGATCAAGGCGGCAGATTGGGTTGGGGCAATATTAGAAAAAGTTAGTGAAGATTCACTCAAAAAAGCACTTGATTTTGCTTTTAAACTGGCGATGAATGGTGATGAAGTAAATATCGCCCAGAATCAATATTTTTATATTGCACCAGATAAAGTAGATGACCGCTATCAAGCCCAAGCAATTAAACCAAGTGAAAATCTTTGCAAGAAGCATAACAATAGTCTGGTTCCAGATAGAATTAGAAAGATGCTAGAAATTTATGACTACAGCATTTTGCCCAGTCGTGGCCGAGCTAAGAATTTTTATCAACAGGCTAGGATGATGGCCGACTATGATGATGATTATCCTGAATTTTTTGCCTTTAAGCGTTTTTATCCAACTTATCATGATATGAATACTGGGCAGCTTAGAAGTTACTTTACTTGGCGCAGCAAGATTCGCCAGCATGTTTTTGAAAAAACGAGTACATCCTATGCCTTTGTTTATATTTATGAATTACTGAACAATATTGGTGTTGATGACGCACAAGATGGATATGAAAAGCTGTTAGAATTTGAAGGAAAATATGTGCGACAATTTGACATTAGTATTGATGTATATTTACAAGACTGGCTCAAAGATTATGTTCTTTATTATGATTTAGACGAAAAAATTATTAAGCAGCGCTTTGCATCTGAGATTAAGCGTGATCATGATTATGAGGTTTTACACCATCCAGAAAAATTTACTGCGCAAGAGTTAGCAGCAGTCTTTGCAAAGAAAACGACTTATTGGAATTCATCTAAAGTTATTAATAAGAATGAAAAGTTATTTGTTCAACTGTTGCGTTACGTGTGGCTGGAGCTGCTGGATGCTAAAAAATACGGCATTGCATATTACAGTGCGTTTGTGGGCAAGCCTGATATAATTGAAAAGCCAATCTTTGCAGGCAGTGTTTTTTATCTGCGAAAACAACAAGTAGCTGACCATCAGATTGATGCAGTAAGAAAGTATCATTTTTACCAAGGAAAATGGCAAATTCATTGTGATCAACAAATCAGCCGTCAGCGGGTTAATTTAAATAATTTTCTCCATGAATTAGATAGAGTGGCGCGAACAGAATTTAAACTAGGTCGATCGATTAAGCCGCGATTTATTGATCAAGCTGTACTTAAGGCAATTAACGCGGGGGTTGCTGAATATCGCATTCAAGAAAAAAAGGCGCAGATTGATCAGATTAAGATTGATTTTTCCGATTTGGATCAAATTCGGGCCAATGCTTCGAAGACGCGTGATAGTTTGTTAACGGATGAGGAAAAGCAGCTAGAGCAGGCAGAAGCGCAAGAAGAAGTAGAAAAACAAGCAGATGAAACTGTCAAAGTTGATAATGAATATGGCTTAGATGAAAATGAAATGTTTTTCTTAACTGCATTGCTGATGCAGCAGCCTTGGCAGACCTATTTGAAGCAGCACCACTTAATGGCATCAATTTTGATGGATAATATTAATGAAAAATTATTTGATGAATTCGGTGATGTGGTTTTAGAAAATAACGAACAGGACCAACCACAAGTAATTACCGATTATGTAGATGACTTAAAAGATATGTTTTTGAAGGGATGA
- a CDS encoding ATP-binding protein, producing MPQKRRVPKRIAQTVLNSLKGGVVPRIGLPYITVGRKAEIEALLHDVDVIQEGGASFRFIVGRYGSGKSFLLQTIRNYVMDKNFVVVDGDLSPERRLQGSKGQGLATYRELIQNLSTKTRPEGGALTLILDRWINSVQMQVSQETGLNNDDPKFEQAVDQKIYGVISSLNELVHGFDFAKLLNMYYHAYMSGDDETKAKVVKWFRGEYSHKTEAKKELGVDIIISDSDWYEYLKLFATFFRQAGYAGLMIMIDELVNIYKIPNAISRQYNYEKILTMYNDTLQGKAKYLGIIMCGTPQAIEDRRRGVYSYEALRSRLATGKFAQAGARDMYAPVIKLEPLTAEEMLVLTEKLADMHAGLYGYERTITDDDLAQFIKIEYARVGADTNITPREIIRDFIELLDIVWQNPQTDIQTLLNSDQFSYAKSETVSDNQEKDYTEFQI from the coding sequence ATGCCACAAAAAAGAAGAGTACCAAAAAGAATTGCGCAAACTGTCCTTAATTCATTAAAGGGTGGGGTAGTGCCAAGAATAGGGTTACCTTATATTACCGTGGGGAGAAAGGCCGAGATTGAGGCCCTATTACACGATGTGGATGTTATTCAAGAAGGCGGGGCAAGCTTTCGTTTTATCGTGGGTCGTTATGGCTCAGGAAAAAGCTTTTTACTTCAAACGATCCGTAACTATGTGATGGATAAAAATTTTGTTGTTGTAGATGGTGATTTATCACCTGAACGTCGGCTGCAAGGATCAAAAGGACAGGGTTTAGCAACATACCGTGAATTAATTCAGAACTTATCAACTAAGACTAGGCCTGAAGGTGGTGCCTTGACTTTGATTCTAGATCGCTGGATTAATTCAGTGCAGATGCAAGTTTCGCAAGAAACAGGCTTAAATAATGATGATCCTAAATTTGAGCAAGCAGTTGACCAGAAAATCTATGGCGTCATTTCTTCATTAAACGAATTAGTTCATGGTTTTGATTTTGCTAAATTGCTGAACATGTACTATCACGCTTATATGAGTGGTGATGATGAGACTAAGGCTAAAGTAGTCAAGTGGTTCAGAGGAGAATATAGCCATAAGACTGAGGCTAAAAAGGAATTAGGCGTTGATATCATTATTAGTGATAGTGATTGGTATGAATATTTAAAGTTATTTGCGACTTTCTTTAGACAAGCGGGCTATGCTGGTTTAATGATTATGATTGATGAATTGGTTAATATCTATAAAATTCCGAATGCAATTAGCCGCCAGTACAACTATGAAAAGATTTTGACGATGTATAACGATACCTTGCAGGGAAAGGCAAAATACCTGGGAATCATCATGTGTGGTACACCGCAAGCAATCGAGGATCGTCGCCGTGGCGTTTATTCATATGAAGCTTTGCGTAGTAGATTAGCAACTGGAAAATTTGCTCAAGCAGGTGCGCGTGATATGTATGCGCCAGTGATTAAGCTGGAACCACTAACCGCAGAAGAGATGTTGGTTTTAACGGAAAAATTGGCTGACATGCATGCGGGACTTTATGGCTATGAACGGACAATTACGGATGATGATTTAGCGCAATTTATCAAGATTGAATATGCGCGGGTTGGTGCGGATACTAATATTACGCCGCGTGAAATTATTCGTGACTTTATTGAATTGTTAGACATTGTTTGGCAAAATCCACAGACAGATATTCAGACTTTGCTTAATTCAGACCAATTTTCATATGCTAAGTCTGAAACAGTATCTGATAATCAAGAAAAAGATTACACTGAATTTCAAATTTAA
- a CDS encoding lanthionine synthetase LanC family protein, giving the protein MVLNEKLWWPTRKGKNDINSYDEFPRASWCYGSPGIANALYDSASLLKDSKTQKNAEKGILTLTKIDTKKLDLNSATICHGFSGLLLCVENINRKMHNANLKYFEDKITSKIMELADYDYDFMFRNYDYPTPFKLGSKEIFQDDIGFLTGSTGVVLTLINRKYENNDNWLKMLALY; this is encoded by the coding sequence ATAGTTTTAAATGAGAAGCTTTGGTGGCCAACAAGAAAAGGAAAAAACGACATTAATAGTTATGATGAATTCCCTAGAGCAAGTTGGTGTTATGGGTCTCCAGGAATTGCTAATGCATTATATGATAGTGCAAGTTTACTAAAAGATAGTAAAACTCAAAAAAATGCAGAGAAAGGGATACTAACATTAACGAAGATAGATACTAAAAAGTTAGATTTAAATTCAGCTACAATTTGCCATGGATTTTCGGGATTGCTATTATGTGTTGAAAATATAAATCGAAAGATGCATAATGCAAATTTAAAATATTTTGAAGATAAGATAACAAGTAAAATCATGGAGCTTGCTGATTATGACTATGATTTTATGTTTAGAAATTATGATTATCCAACTCCATTTAAATTAGGATCTAAAGAAATATTTCAAGATGATATAGGCTTTTTGACTGGGTCTACAGGTGTAGTATTAACATTAATTAACAGAAAGTATGAAAATAATGATAACTGGTTAAAAATGCTAGCACTGTATTAG
- a CDS encoding ATP-binding cassette domain-containing protein, translated as MTIYDLYKINPIRFIFVIILCIFNASVTIISSYALTWQFDAIKNKNLNLFLYMILIQTLMLITAYFFGCYPRYIWSKQVEELNHKVRQELSNHYFETTSNIALMQNQMINDLSLVKENYANSWLQIFYNSTVAIGVLFSLLSFHWSIGVLSAVVAFIQILMPKILEEKLEKAGQNISTANRQYLKKIGYWLVGISEIRRFMAGAKLFDVLSRASTQPEKAIKKNQIVDSNLDFLNKVVYSLGDMLILILTGYLVIKKITQFGLISSISNFNWFLFGSLMAVSNFTGRIKSTTKINEQILQVRKSVANASNNQGKTPVAFSVENLAITFKDNKKIRFPNFKIQKGEKILLTGKSGIGKSTLFKIILGELQPDTGKVVYFNQKGKEINPDFSKIGYLPQYPILFPTTVMNNITMFDSTLVNDAQEVVKKVQLKDDLEKFPMGLNTEINLDQNNISGGQRQKIILARAEIHNSKILLIDEGTSAIDQAGSSRIISQILKTNKTILFIAHNLDKTTKAMFDHVITWEND; from the coding sequence ATGACAATATATGATTTATATAAAATTAATCCAATTCGTTTTATTTTTGTCATCATTTTATGTATATTTAATGCTTCAGTTACAATAATATCTTCTTATGCATTAACATGGCAGTTTGATGCAATAAAAAATAAGAATTTAAATCTTTTTCTCTATATGATTTTAATTCAGACACTTATGTTAATTACAGCTTATTTCTTTGGATGTTACCCACGATATATATGGTCCAAGCAGGTAGAAGAATTAAATCATAAAGTTCGTCAGGAGTTATCTAATCATTATTTTGAAACGACAAGCAATATTGCTTTAATGCAAAATCAAATGATTAATGATTTATCCTTAGTTAAAGAAAATTATGCTAATTCATGGCTACAAATTTTCTATAATTCAACAGTTGCAATTGGTGTTTTATTTTCCTTACTAAGCTTTCATTGGAGCATTGGTGTTTTATCTGCAGTAGTTGCATTTATTCAAATTTTAATGCCTAAGATATTAGAGGAAAAATTAGAAAAGGCAGGTCAGAATATCTCTACTGCTAATCGCCAATATCTTAAAAAAATAGGTTATTGGCTTGTTGGAATTTCCGAAATCAGGCGATTTATGGCTGGTGCTAAGTTATTTGACGTTCTTTCGAGAGCATCTACTCAGCCTGAAAAAGCGATTAAAAAAAATCAAATTGTAGATTCAAACTTGGATTTTTTAAATAAAGTAGTCTATTCGTTAGGGGATATGTTAATTTTAATTCTGACAGGTTATTTAGTTATTAAGAAAATTACTCAGTTTGGTTTAATTTCAAGTATTAGTAATTTTAATTGGTTTTTGTTCGGCTCTTTAATGGCAGTATCAAATTTTACGGGACGAATTAAAAGTACAACTAAAATTAATGAGCAAATATTACAAGTTAGAAAAAGTGTAGCTAACGCATCTAACAATCAAGGTAAAACTCCAGTAGCATTTTCGGTTGAGAATTTAGCAATTACCTTTAAAGACAATAAGAAAATAAGATTTCCTAATTTCAAGATTCAAAAAGGAGAAAAAATATTATTAACTGGGAAAAGTGGCATAGGTAAATCTACATTATTTAAAATAATTTTAGGAGAATTACAACCTGATACTGGTAAAGTTGTATACTTTAATCAAAAAGGTAAAGAAATAAATCCAGATTTCAGTAAAATTGGCTATTTACCACAGTATCCAATTCTTTTTCCTACAACTGTTATGAATAATATAACTATGTTTGATTCTACGCTAGTTAATGATGCTCAAGAAGTAGTAAAAAAAGTACAATTAAAAGATGATTTAGAAAAATTTCCTATGGGTCTAAATACAGAAATTAATTTGGACCAAAATAATATTTCAGGTGGTCAAAGACAAAAAATTATATTAGCTAGAGCAGAAATTCATAATAGTAAAATTTTATTAATTGATGAAGGAACTAGTGCAATTGATCAGGCTGGGTCATCTAGAATAATTTCTCAAATTCTTAAAACGAATAAGACTATATTATTCATTGCACATAACTTGGATAAAACTACAAAAGCTATGTTTGATCATGTAATAACATGGGAAAATGATTAA
- a CDS encoding ABC transporter ATP-binding protein, producing the protein MVGTLFTLAPILVFSTLVIGFISILLPKYLKKLNINATNRVSVANNRFLNTIAKWGSGLGELKRYHAKKIFPRVIATSSSKLEDSEINKMRIITFSQFIQGIVDVMGRVIVPLIAGILYFEGKIKFGAIVTASYFANDIFNSLWDFSNNINLLNSSYDLRSKITNLTKIQPEPTDKKDPDKVKLIRSINLVKKFTDGDKIEYPDICIKKGEHILLTGVSGCGKSTFIKLLLGIEKPSEGEIQYRNSENQDIIPDFDRIGYIAQDVTLFPSSIKNNITMFNARLNSEVDKILEKVDLDLSVKEIESVIKPDNIVLSGGQKQKIVLAREIIDPKSIIFLDEPTSAIDTIATTKILKVISELPSTIIMIAHNLTPEQKATFDREIHLFKKGSDENDNI; encoded by the coding sequence ATGGTAGGTACGTTGTTTACTTTAGCACCGATTTTAGTATTTTCAACTCTAGTGATTGGTTTTATATCAATTTTATTACCTAAATATCTGAAAAAGTTAAATATTAATGCTACAAATAGGGTCTCTGTTGCCAACAATAGATTTCTTAATACAATTGCAAAATGGGGATCGGGACTTGGTGAATTAAAAAGATATCATGCTAAGAAAATATTTCCTAGAGTTATTGCTACCTCATCAAGTAAATTGGAAGATAGCGAAATAAATAAAATGCGCATTATTACTTTTTCTCAATTTATTCAAGGAATAGTAGATGTTATGGGACGTGTGATAGTGCCATTAATAGCTGGAATACTGTACTTTGAAGGCAAGATAAAATTTGGTGCAATTGTAACAGCAAGTTATTTTGCTAATGATATTTTCAACTCATTATGGGACTTCTCTAATAATATTAATCTGTTAAATTCTAGCTATGATTTAAGAAGTAAAATAACTAATTTGACTAAGATACAGCCTGAACCGACGGATAAAAAGGATCCTGATAAAGTAAAGTTAATTAGATCAATCAATTTAGTTAAGAAATTTACTGATGGAGATAAGATTGAGTATCCTGATATTTGTATAAAAAAAGGAGAGCATATATTACTTACAGGTGTAAGTGGTTGTGGAAAATCTACGTTTATCAAATTATTACTAGGTATAGAAAAACCAAGTGAAGGTGAGATTCAATATCGCAATAGTGAAAATCAAGATATTATTCCTGATTTTGATCGGATTGGTTATATTGCACAAGATGTAACACTTTTTCCTAGCAGTATAAAAAATAATATTACTATGTTTAATGCTCGCTTGAATAGTGAAGTTGATAAAATTCTAGAAAAAGTAGATCTAGATCTTTCTGTTAAAGAAATTGAATCTGTGATTAAGCCTGATAATATTGTCCTCTCTGGTGGGCAAAAACAAAAGATAGTTTTAGCAAGAGAAATAATTGATCCTAAAAGTATAATCTTTTTGGATGAACCTACAAGTGCAATTGATACTATAGCAACAACTAAAATTCTAAAAGTAATATCAGAATTACCATCAACAATTATTATGATTGCACATAATTTAACTCCAGAGCAGAAAGCAACATTTGATAGAGAAATTCACCTTTTCAAGAAAGGTAGTGACGAAAATGACAATATATGA
- a CDS encoding phosphoenolpyruvate carboxykinase (ATP), whose product MSTKERYSQDELRKDNPMFSRTRATIESAFYGNNVHEVTSVAEAYNLAKKQSGVIVTDLPILHTKELGLPHGATQLVYNHGKILGRTASARHFVDNPNEDAEALDGNLREDIYKGHEQKYLKATVLVGLDPSFTVKAHIMMPEDQAFNLLSYILNFHFFDDEAEKLYEKSKFYDEPDIYFYFDPNVQDEDYPKGLGVFDAPHNCAAVFNLRYFGELKKGTLTLAWAIAHRHGYTACHGGEKSFHFDDKDDKTFAFYGLSGSGKSTLTHEMYDGKYDITVLHDDAFIISREDGSSVALEPSYFDKTHDYPAGHHETKYYTTIMNCDVTLDKDGKKVIVTEDLRNNNGRVIKTRYTSPHRVDFEKSPITALFWIMKDGSLPPIIKIDDPVLATTMGCTLATKRTSAENLPKGFDMNTLVIEPFADPFRAYPVSGDYRDFKELFTKRGASCYSLNTDAFMGKDIPKEVTKKLIEDLANGNIKDSDFKPFGNFKGVSYLPIDGYEVHLEDPEYQKTLAKRMQDRLNWLNKYDEEHPETPIQDEAKKTLEAIIKELS is encoded by the coding sequence ATGAGTACAAAAGAACGTTATTCTCAAGATGAATTAAGAAAAGATAATCCAATGTTTAGCCGCACTCGTGCCACTATTGAAAGTGCATTTTACGGCAACAATGTCCACGAAGTAACCAGTGTTGCAGAAGCTTATAACTTAGCTAAGAAGCAATCAGGCGTTATTGTTACTGACTTGCCAATCTTACACACTAAGGAATTAGGTTTGCCACATGGTGCAACTCAATTGGTTTACAACCACGGCAAGATTTTAGGTAGAACTGCCAGTGCTCGTCACTTCGTTGACAATCCTAATGAAGATGCTGAAGCATTAGACGGCAACTTACGTGAAGATATTTACAAGGGACATGAACAAAAATACTTAAAGGCTACTGTTTTAGTAGGTCTTGACCCATCATTCACTGTAAAAGCTCACATCATGATGCCCGAAGATCAAGCCTTTAACCTTCTTTCATACATCCTCAACTTCCATTTCTTTGACGATGAAGCTGAAAAATTATACGAAAAGTCAAAGTTCTACGATGAACCAGACATTTACTTCTACTTTGATCCAAATGTTCAAGATGAAGATTACCCTAAGGGCTTAGGCGTATTTGACGCTCCACATAACTGTGCCGCTGTCTTTAACCTTCGCTACTTCGGTGAACTTAAGAAGGGTACTTTAACCTTAGCTTGGGCAATTGCTCACCGTCACGGCTACACTGCATGTCACGGTGGTGAAAAGTCATTCCACTTTGACGACAAAGACGACAAGACCTTTGCATTCTACGGCTTGTCAGGTTCAGGTAAGTCAACTTTGACTCACGAAATGTACGATGGTAAATATGACATCACTGTTTTACACGATGATGCCTTCATTATTTCACGTGAAGACGGTTCTTCAGTAGCTCTTGAACCTTCATACTTTGACAAGACTCACGACTACCCAGCAGGCCACCACGAGACTAAGTACTACACCACTATTATGAACTGTGATGTAACCTTAGACAAAGACGGCAAGAAAGTTATCGTAACCGAAGACTTACGTAACAACAACGGTCGTGTTATCAAGACCCGCTACACTAGTCCTCACCGTGTAGACTTTGAAAAGTCACCAATTACTGCATTGTTCTGGATTATGAAGGACGGTTCATTACCTCCAATCATCAAGATCGATGACCCAGTATTGGCAACTACTATGGGTTGTACTTTAGCAACCAAGCGTACTTCAGCTGAAAACTTACCTAAGGGCTTTGACATGAATACTTTGGTTATTGAACCATTTGCAGACCCATTTAGAGCCTACCCAGTTTCAGGTGACTACAGAGACTTCAAGGAATTGTTCACTAAGCGTGGTGCTAGTTGCTACAGCTTGAACACCGACGCATTCATGGGCAAGGATATTCCTAAGGAAGTTACTAAGAAGTTAATCGAAGACTTGGCTAACGGCAACATCAAGGATAGCGACTTCAAGCCATTCGGTAACTTCAAGGGTGTATCATACTTACCTATTGATGGTTATGAAGTTCACCTTGAAGACCCAGAATACCAAAAGACCTTAGCTAAGAGAATGCAAGATCGTTTGAACTGGCTCAACAAGTACGATGAAGAACACCCAGAAACACCAATCCAAGATGAAGCTAAGAAGACCTTGGAAGCTATCATCAAGGAATTGAGCTAA
- a CDS encoding ATP-binding cassette domain-containing protein translates to MELIRLSNFKLAYSDKVLLKNVNINVQYDQKIGLIGNNGVGKTSFLRILMGEKDLATVSGNIIKNCKLIMVPQIISYSEKSGGEQEKASIINALIQLKMFPDSLLLLDEPTSNLDINQQKWLVSELNKVHKSMIIVSHDRDFLNKVVNVIWDIKDKNIRVFKGSYSQYQKKVRQEEKEKERVYIEENREIKKLRRAQYIYRERALHATKKKKNISQSDWKIKDSSGIEKRLFRVSKQLENRAVEKSQNLKKPKIYHPITLKNFIKDESLNQKESLVRINKQEISIKGKRLFQINNEIKIANGDKLVLFGENGSGKSVFLAQLVEKKLDSWRSSKAKIGYFSQNISSKAKDDNTLISEIQKQSIFDNTTTMQLLGDLHLTRVMSNKISTLSGGELICYKLAQILLGDYNFLVLDEPTNFLDINSIKALELFVKKYPFALILVSHDQSFVNNLNFKTLKIQNNQLINEFYVRDEQPKFNNDLQLMKFRLSQLIQDEDVSINEIKALKRKIEELEG, encoded by the coding sequence ATGGAACTTATAAGATTAAGTAATTTTAAATTAGCCTACTCAGATAAAGTATTACTAAAGAATGTTAACATAAATGTACAATACGATCAGAAAATAGGTCTTATTGGTAATAATGGGGTAGGTAAGACTAGTTTTCTAAGAATTTTAATGGGAGAAAAAGATCTAGCTACAGTTTCAGGTAATATTATAAAAAATTGTAAGCTCATTATGGTTCCACAAATAATTTCATATAGTGAAAAAAGTGGAGGAGAGCAAGAAAAAGCTAGCATTATCAATGCATTGATTCAATTAAAAATGTTTCCTGACTCATTATTATTACTGGATGAGCCTACCTCTAATTTAGATATTAATCAGCAAAAATGGTTGGTTAGTGAGTTAAATAAAGTACATAAATCTATGATAATAGTTAGTCATGATAGGGACTTTTTAAATAAGGTAGTTAATGTTATTTGGGATATCAAGGATAAAAATATTAGAGTTTTTAAAGGAAGCTATTCTCAATATCAGAAAAAAGTAAGGCAAGAAGAAAAGGAAAAAGAAAGAGTATATATAGAAGAAAATAGAGAGATAAAAAAATTAAGACGAGCACAATATATATATAGGGAACGTGCACTACACGCTACTAAGAAGAAGAAAAATATTTCGCAATCAGATTGGAAAATAAAGGATAGTAGTGGAATAGAAAAGAGGCTATTTCGAGTTAGCAAACAGTTAGAAAATAGAGCTGTTGAAAAAAGCCAAAATTTAAAAAAGCCAAAAATATATCATCCTATTACTTTAAAGAATTTTATTAAAGATGAATCCTTAAATCAGAAAGAAAGTTTGGTGAGAATTAATAAGCAGGAAATTAGTATTAAAGGTAAGAGGCTGTTTCAAATTAATAATGAAATCAAAATTGCTAATGGTGATAAATTAGTTCTATTTGGTGAAAATGGTAGTGGGAAGTCTGTTTTTTTAGCACAATTGGTTGAAAAAAAATTAGATTCTTGGAGAAGTTCTAAAGCTAAAATCGGATATTTTAGTCAAAATATATCTTCAAAAGCTAAAGATGATAATACATTAATATCTGAAATTCAAAAGCAAAGTATTTTTGATAATACGACAACAATGCAGCTTTTAGGTGATTTGCATTTAACTAGAGTAATGTCTAATAAAATTAGTACTTTGAGTGGAGGAGAATTAATTTGTTATAAATTAGCTCAGATTTTATTGGGAGATTATAATTTCCTGGTATTAGATGAGCCAACTAATTTTCTAGATATAAATTCTATTAAAGCTTTAGAATTGTTTGTAAAGAAGTATCCGTTTGCTTTAATATTAGTTTCGCATGATCAAAGTTTTGTCAATAATTTGAATTTTAAAACTTTAAAAATTCAAAATAATCAACTTATTAATGAGTTTTATGTAAGAGATGAGCAACCAAAATTTAACAACGATCTGCAATTAATGAAATTTAGATTGAGTCAACTGATTCAAGATGAAGATGTATCAATTAATGAGATTAAAGCATTAAAAAGAAAGATAGAAGAATTGGAGGGATAG
- a CDS encoding IS982 family transposase, whose amino-acid sequence MNCLKLKRFSHHLQVSFKDLVIICRHWYRLYAPAEFTHRRNIDQIKTTDSLILALLIWQAKTGIESQRRFCECFNCLSHSRFNRRSRQLLQLIYQIRQEMNKKVDLNGHFLIIDSFPVPVCQPIRNYRAKIFRGYANIGYKATKKIYFYGFKVHAIVSDDGYILDYVVTKASVHDAKETVELMENAHPSNYYLLGDEGYLGKELHQQLKQMGYELWTPYRKNMTGAKKHNDHQLMAIRRTIESDFSLLTYYNAENNRARSLIGFQSRLEIAILAYNLAYCLERFN is encoded by the coding sequence TTGAACTGCCTTAAGCTTAAGCGTTTTAGCCACCATTTACAAGTTAGTTTTAAAGATTTAGTGATAATTTGTCGGCACTGGTATCGTTTGTATGCACCGGCTGAGTTTACTCATCGGCGAAATATTGATCAAATTAAAACTACGGACAGTCTGATTTTGGCTTTACTTATCTGGCAAGCTAAGACAGGAATTGAATCACAAAGAAGATTCTGTGAATGTTTCAATTGTTTATCACACTCACGTTTTAATCGGCGTTCACGTCAGCTATTGCAATTGATTTATCAGATACGGCAAGAAATGAATAAAAAGGTTGACCTGAATGGACATTTCTTGATCATTGACAGCTTTCCGGTACCTGTTTGCCAACCAATTCGCAACTATCGTGCTAAAATTTTTCGCGGTTATGCCAACATTGGTTATAAGGCCACCAAGAAAATTTACTTCTATGGTTTCAAAGTTCATGCCATTGTTAGCGATGACGGTTACATTCTTGATTATGTCGTAACAAAAGCATCAGTTCATGATGCCAAGGAGACAGTTGAACTGATGGAAAATGCACATCCATCTAATTACTATCTTCTTGGCGACGAAGGCTATTTAGGCAAAGAACTGCATCAACAGCTAAAACAAATGGGTTATGAACTTTGGACACCATATCGTAAAAATATGACAGGAGCTAAAAAGCACAATGATCATCAATTGATGGCTATTCGCAGAACAATTGAAAGCGACTTTTCGCTTCTGACCTATTACAATGCCGAGAACAATCGAGCACGTAGTCTGATAGGCTTTCAAAGCCGGTTGGAAATTGCAATTTTAGCTTATAATTTGGCTTATTGTCTAGAACGATTTAACTAG